A genomic region of Micromonospora sp. NBC_01796 contains the following coding sequences:
- a CDS encoding amylo-alpha-1,6-glucosidase: MTDAVRRPTPADPMPGLESESGLPSAVIRNLPPELGPDAVAVVEGRTFMISDATGDIPEGTIGGLVHDDTRFLSRWVLRIGGAPLLLLSSGTVEDYSAAFFLTNPGIDGIQANSIGVRRQRFIGDGMHERVTLECFANKAITFDLRLSAGADFADLFEIKDSIPDRSQTIVRSHGSHGTHLDFSYRNGTFRASTRVEAVPPASRTEGDDLVWQVTLEPGQQWQCELTVPLQFGALQVTPKHRQFGEVFDGVREDAVSVWSNECAELRFDSELLRGVLDKTKADLAALRIEKSAGGVPIVLPAAGLPWFLTIFGRDSLISAYQTIVAGPSLARGTLLALASAQGTRFDDFRDEEPGKILHEIRSGELTQLNQKPHNPYYGTADATQLWLILLSEYWRWSGDDDLVRGFRDNIDAAVRWIDEYGDLDGDGYIEYATRSAQGLGNQCWRDSWDGIKFADGTIPVLPIATCEIQGYTYDARIRLAELADGPLGDPALAHRQRTLAGELYDRFNRDFWIEARGGYYAVGLDGEKRCIDSMTSNMGHLLWSGIVPPERARIVANQLMSEAMFSGWGVRTTSTEDEGYNPIGYHAGTVWPHDNSLIAHGLARYGFRQEANRIITAMLDAATYSNYRLPEAFSGYDRPYGRLPVPYPTACSPQAWSAGAPMLFVRTLLGLEIRDGRLVADPLLPVEFGRVAMDGVPALGTLWNVEATGDTASVRLAD; the protein is encoded by the coding sequence GTGACAGACGCTGTGCGTAGGCCGACTCCGGCCGACCCGATGCCGGGATTGGAGTCGGAATCCGGGCTGCCGAGCGCGGTCATCCGCAACCTACCCCCCGAGTTGGGCCCGGACGCGGTCGCGGTGGTCGAGGGTCGGACGTTCATGATCTCGGACGCGACCGGCGACATTCCCGAGGGCACCATCGGCGGGCTGGTCCACGACGACACCCGTTTCCTGAGCCGCTGGGTCCTGCGCATCGGTGGCGCACCACTCCTGCTGCTGAGTTCCGGCACGGTCGAGGACTACTCGGCCGCCTTCTTCCTCACCAACCCCGGTATCGACGGCATCCAGGCGAACAGCATCGGCGTACGCCGGCAGCGCTTCATCGGCGACGGAATGCACGAACGCGTCACGCTGGAGTGTTTCGCCAACAAGGCCATCACGTTCGATCTGCGACTGTCGGCGGGTGCCGACTTCGCCGATCTCTTCGAAATCAAGGACTCGATTCCGGACCGGTCGCAGACGATCGTCCGGTCGCACGGCTCGCACGGCACCCACCTCGACTTCTCCTACCGGAACGGAACCTTCCGGGCCAGCACCCGGGTCGAGGCGGTGCCGCCGGCCAGCCGTACCGAGGGAGACGACCTGGTCTGGCAGGTAACCCTCGAACCGGGCCAGCAATGGCAGTGCGAGCTGACCGTTCCGCTCCAGTTCGGCGCACTCCAGGTCACCCCGAAACACCGACAATTCGGTGAGGTCTTCGACGGCGTACGCGAGGACGCCGTGAGCGTCTGGAGCAACGAGTGCGCCGAGTTGCGGTTCGACTCCGAGCTGCTGCGGGGCGTGCTCGACAAGACGAAGGCGGATCTGGCCGCGCTGCGGATCGAGAAGTCCGCCGGCGGCGTGCCGATCGTCCTGCCGGCGGCCGGGCTGCCCTGGTTTCTCACCATCTTCGGGCGGGACTCGCTGATCAGCGCCTATCAGACGATCGTCGCCGGTCCGAGCCTGGCCAGGGGCACGCTGCTCGCGCTCGCGTCCGCGCAGGGGACCCGGTTCGACGACTTCCGGGACGAGGAGCCCGGCAAGATCCTGCACGAGATCCGCAGCGGCGAGCTGACCCAGTTGAACCAGAAGCCGCACAACCCGTACTACGGGACCGCCGACGCCACCCAGCTCTGGCTCATCCTGCTCTCCGAGTACTGGCGGTGGAGCGGCGACGACGACCTGGTCCGCGGCTTCCGGGACAACATCGACGCGGCCGTACGCTGGATCGACGAGTACGGCGACCTGGACGGTGACGGCTACATCGAGTACGCCACCCGCTCGGCGCAGGGGCTGGGCAACCAGTGCTGGCGGGACTCCTGGGACGGGATCAAGTTCGCCGACGGGACGATCCCGGTGCTGCCGATCGCCACCTGTGAGATCCAGGGCTACACCTACGACGCGCGGATCCGGCTGGCGGAGCTGGCCGACGGGCCGCTGGGTGATCCGGCTCTGGCGCACCGGCAACGTACCCTCGCCGGGGAGCTGTACGACCGGTTCAACCGGGACTTCTGGATCGAGGCGCGCGGCGGATACTACGCGGTCGGGCTGGACGGCGAGAAGCGCTGCATCGACTCGATGACGTCGAACATGGGACATCTGCTCTGGAGCGGGATCGTCCCGCCCGAGCGGGCTCGTATCGTGGCGAACCAGTTGATGTCGGAGGCGATGTTCTCCGGCTGGGGCGTACGGACCACGTCCACGGAGGACGAGGGGTACAACCCGATCGGCTACCACGCCGGTACGGTCTGGCCGCACGACAATTCGCTGATCGCGCACGGATTGGCCCGGTACGGCTTCCGCCAGGAGGCGAACCGCATCATCACCGCGATGTTGGACGCGGCCACGTACTCCAACTACCGGCTACCCGAGGCATTCTCCGGTTATGACCGTCCGTACGGCCGGTTGCCGGTGCCGTACCCGACCGCGTGCAGCCCGCAGGCGTGGTCGGCGGGTGCGCCGATGCTGTTCGTCCGTACCCTGCTCGGCCTCGAGATCCGTGACGGTCGACTCGTCGCCGATCCGCTCCTGCCGGTCGAGTTCGGGCGGGTGGCGATGGACGGGGTGCCGGCCCTGGGCACGCTGTGGAACGTCGAGGCCACCGGGGACACGGCGTCCGTACGCCTCGCGGACTGA
- a CDS encoding alpha/beta fold hydrolase, with translation MVSQQEIRLRDGRRVQAYDSGVENGADAFTVLWHHGSPQTGALLEPLLAAARTRGIRLLSYGRPAYGGSDPSPGRDVSSAAADVAQIADALGVDRFAVMGASGGGPHALACAALLPERVTGVVCLAGIAPFTETFDWYAGMVSPGGLRAAAAGREARERYAATDTFDENSFTPADWAALAGTWSSLGADAQRAGGEGPDGLIADDLAFAAPWGFDVTRIDAPALFVQGGQDRVIPPSHADWLVRNCPSSELWLRPRDGHVSVLDAAPVAMDWLRAAS, from the coding sequence ATGGTGTCCCAGCAGGAGATACGGCTGCGCGACGGCCGCCGGGTGCAGGCCTACGACAGCGGCGTCGAGAACGGCGCCGACGCGTTCACGGTGCTCTGGCACCACGGATCACCACAGACCGGCGCCCTGCTCGAACCCCTTCTGGCGGCGGCCCGCACGAGGGGCATTCGCCTGCTGTCGTACGGGCGGCCGGCATACGGCGGGTCGGATCCCAGTCCGGGCCGGGACGTGTCGTCCGCGGCGGCCGACGTCGCGCAGATCGCCGACGCGCTGGGCGTCGACCGGTTCGCGGTGATGGGTGCGTCCGGCGGCGGCCCGCACGCCCTCGCCTGTGCCGCCCTGCTGCCCGAGCGGGTGACCGGGGTGGTCTGCCTGGCCGGTATCGCACCGTTCACCGAGACCTTCGACTGGTACGCCGGCATGGTCTCCCCCGGAGGTCTGCGTGCCGCCGCAGCCGGGCGCGAGGCGCGCGAGCGTTACGCGGCCACCGACACGTTCGACGAGAACAGCTTCACCCCGGCCGACTGGGCGGCGTTGGCGGGCACCTGGTCGTCGCTGGGTGCGGACGCCCAACGGGCGGGCGGCGAAGGACCGGACGGGTTGATCGCCGACGACCTCGCCTTCGCCGCGCCCTGGGGCTTCGACGTGACGCGGATCGACGCACCCGCCCTCTTCGTCCAGGGCGGGCAGGACCGGGTCATCCCGCCCTCCCACGCCGACTGGCTGGTACGCAACTGCCCGTCGTCCGAACTCTGGCTGCGCCCCCGCGACGGCCACGTCTCGGTCCTCGACGCCGCCCCGGTGGCCATGGACTGGCTGCGCGCCGCGAGCTGA
- a CDS encoding amphi-Trp domain-containing protein translates to MQIYEDARTVSRADLAAWLRQLASQLESGGQIFYGAAGAVTVADQVRCELEIERESGTEISVEIEFSWTGPEVAGSADDSDEAETDSEDDEEESEESAATEADGTADSETEPAEAEPAATEPAATEPAATESAEAEPAATGSADAEPTEVKPAEAKPADAA, encoded by the coding sequence ATGCAAATCTACGAGGACGCCCGTACGGTGTCGCGGGCCGATCTGGCCGCGTGGCTGCGCCAGTTGGCCAGCCAGTTGGAGTCCGGTGGACAGATCTTCTACGGCGCCGCCGGCGCGGTGACGGTCGCCGACCAGGTCCGGTGCGAGCTGGAGATCGAGCGCGAGAGCGGTACGGAGATCTCGGTCGAGATCGAGTTCTCCTGGACCGGTCCCGAGGTGGCCGGATCGGCCGACGATTCGGACGAGGCGGAGACCGACAGCGAGGACGACGAGGAGGAGAGCGAGGAGAGCGCCGCCACCGAAGCGGACGGTACGGCGGACAGCGAAACCGAGCCGGCCGAAGCTGAGCCTGCCGCGACCGAGCCTGCCGCGACCGAGCCTGCCGCGACCGAGTCCGCGGAGGCTGAGCCTGCGGCGACCGGGTCTGCGGACGCCGAGCCGACGGAGGTCAAGCCGGCCGAGGCGAAGCCCGCCGACGCCGCGTAG
- a CDS encoding BTAD domain-containing putative transcriptional regulator yields the protein MTRQATAPEVTFGVLGPVGAGNDRGPVPLKGARQRAVLARLLIARGRVVPVDRLVGDLWQEPAPGAVAAIRTFVSDLRRALEPDRPPRQPARLLVTAPPGYALRAAPDAVDAWRFESLVGESATLLAAGRAAEALAGLDDALGLWRGPAYAEYAEQTWARAEINRLDEVRMLAVERRAETLLALGRAAEAAFDLRATADGHPLREDTWQLLATALYRSGRQGEALATLRRARQTLATELGVDPGPRLRQLQADILAHAPHLDPPVTRTAAEVPVPPGNAGAAPAARVGAVGVPDGEPSPDEPRPFVGRDEELGRLEQTADAVTRHGRATLALVSGDAGAGKTALAEALTERLAARGWTTAWGRVPEYEGAPVDWPWVQITDALTGSTSEPDHPDPESGEDPAVARFRLRRAAVARLAAVTSRGPTLMVVDDLHRADEGTLDLLAALLVEPEPVTGPVLVVGTYRATEITPELTGALARLARTEPVRIYLGGLSETATGELARTVAGQDLDAPTTLLIHRRSGGNPFFVRELARLLAAEGGAALQTVPAGVRDVIRHRLARLPEPAQTLLRQAAVIGRDIDPEVLTALAGDDAPILDALDSALAAGFLTERGTDGRPVFTHILVRDTLYGDLSALRRARWHAVVAEAIERLHPDDVTALAHHFDRAGSTATAHRAAHYSRAAAEQAERRFNPHEAARLWRQALAAHDRAGGGDVRERLAAVMGLGRTVAVTGHLDRARRYRAEAVTTAVRLGDPELTATVVTAFDVPAIWTRNDDEELSRLIVDAAEQTLAALGADRAEQRSRLLSTIALETRGDTTDRGRRAAYEAEAIARTAGDPALLAFALNARFMHTFHRAGLAGERARIGAELVDLGARHELVTFEVLGHLILLQSRCAVADLVDADTHAQAADRLAHRYDLPLVGVFTQWYAALRLSLTGHPAEAEAAYRAASTRLRGGSMPGMEPGLLSLALLSLDLREPLPDGTGWPDRDWGPYEPWILPLTLLAAGRREEAADALSRVPESPHDLLREARLSLVARAALALGDRTAMETVYGGLLPAVHELAGAGSGVLGFGSVAGCLGDLATALGLPVEAAGHYEAARERHASGAAGDRSGS from the coding sequence ATGACCAGGCAGGCGACGGCACCGGAGGTGACCTTCGGCGTACTGGGTCCGGTCGGTGCCGGCAACGACCGTGGCCCGGTTCCGTTGAAGGGTGCCCGCCAGCGTGCGGTCCTCGCCCGGCTGCTGATCGCCCGGGGCCGGGTCGTACCGGTCGACCGGCTCGTCGGGGACCTGTGGCAGGAGCCGGCGCCGGGCGCGGTGGCGGCGATCCGTACGTTCGTGTCCGATCTGCGGCGGGCCCTGGAACCGGACCGGCCACCCCGCCAGCCGGCCCGGCTGCTGGTCACCGCACCACCCGGGTACGCGCTGCGGGCCGCACCGGACGCGGTCGACGCCTGGCGGTTCGAGTCCCTGGTCGGTGAGTCGGCCACACTGCTCGCCGCCGGACGGGCCGCCGAGGCGCTGGCCGGTCTGGACGACGCGCTCGGCCTGTGGCGGGGGCCCGCGTACGCCGAGTACGCCGAGCAGACCTGGGCCCGGGCGGAGATCAACCGGCTGGACGAGGTCCGGATGCTGGCCGTGGAACGGCGGGCCGAGACACTGCTGGCGCTGGGCCGAGCCGCCGAGGCCGCGTTCGACCTGCGGGCAACCGCCGACGGTCATCCGCTGCGCGAGGACACCTGGCAGTTGCTGGCCACCGCGCTGTACCGGTCGGGTCGCCAGGGGGAGGCGCTGGCCACCCTGCGCCGGGCACGGCAGACCCTGGCCACGGAACTCGGCGTCGACCCGGGCCCCCGACTCCGGCAGTTGCAGGCCGACATCCTCGCCCACGCCCCGCACCTCGACCCGCCGGTCACCCGGACCGCCGCCGAGGTTCCCGTACCGCCGGGCAATGCAGGGGCGGCACCGGCCGCGCGGGTCGGGGCGGTGGGCGTACCCGATGGAGAGCCCTCGCCGGACGAACCGCGCCCGTTCGTCGGCCGGGACGAGGAACTGGGCCGGCTGGAGCAGACGGCCGACGCGGTGACCCGGCACGGCCGGGCGACACTCGCCCTGGTCTCCGGGGACGCGGGCGCGGGCAAGACGGCCCTGGCCGAGGCGCTCACCGAACGGCTGGCGGCGCGCGGCTGGACCACGGCGTGGGGGCGGGTGCCCGAGTACGAGGGCGCGCCGGTCGACTGGCCGTGGGTGCAGATCACCGACGCCCTCACCGGGTCGACGTCCGAACCGGACCACCCGGACCCGGAGTCGGGTGAGGACCCCGCGGTGGCCCGGTTCCGTCTGCGCCGGGCGGCGGTGGCCCGCCTCGCGGCGGTGACGAGCCGGGGACCGACCCTGATGGTCGTCGACGACCTGCACCGGGCCGACGAAGGCACCCTGGACCTGCTGGCCGCGCTGCTGGTCGAGCCGGAGCCGGTCACCGGACCCGTGCTGGTCGTCGGCACCTACCGCGCCACCGAGATCACCCCGGAGCTGACCGGGGCCCTGGCCCGACTGGCCCGCACCGAGCCGGTACGGATCTACCTGGGCGGGCTGTCCGAGACCGCGACCGGGGAGCTCGCCCGCACCGTCGCCGGGCAGGACCTGGACGCCCCGACCACGCTCCTGATCCACCGTCGCAGCGGCGGCAACCCGTTCTTCGTACGGGAACTCGCGCGACTGCTGGCCGCCGAGGGCGGTGCCGCGCTGCAAACCGTCCCGGCGGGCGTACGGGACGTCATCCGGCACCGGCTGGCTCGGCTGCCGGAACCGGCACAGACCCTGTTGCGGCAGGCGGCGGTGATCGGCCGGGACATCGACCCGGAGGTGCTGACCGCCCTGGCCGGGGATGACGCGCCGATCCTCGACGCCCTCGACAGCGCCCTGGCGGCCGGCTTCCTCACCGAACGGGGCACCGACGGGCGGCCGGTCTTCACCCACATCCTGGTGCGCGACACCCTCTACGGCGACCTGTCCGCGCTGCGCCGGGCCCGGTGGCACGCCGTGGTCGCCGAGGCGATCGAACGGTTGCACCCGGACGACGTGACGGCACTCGCCCACCACTTCGACCGGGCCGGGAGCACCGCCACCGCACACCGTGCCGCGCACTACTCCCGTGCCGCCGCCGAGCAGGCCGAACGGCGTTTCAACCCGCACGAGGCGGCCCGGTTGTGGCGGCAGGCGCTCGCCGCCCACGACCGCGCGGGCGGCGGTGACGTACGGGAGCGGCTGGCGGCGGTGATGGGGCTGGGCCGTACGGTCGCGGTGACCGGGCACCTGGACCGGGCCCGCCGGTACCGGGCCGAGGCGGTCACCACGGCGGTGCGGCTGGGTGATCCGGAGCTGACCGCGACGGTTGTCACCGCGTTCGACGTACCGGCGATCTGGACCCGCAACGACGACGAGGAGCTGTCCCGGCTGATCGTCGACGCCGCCGAACAGACCCTGGCCGCGCTCGGCGCGGATCGGGCGGAGCAGCGCAGCCGCCTGCTGAGCACGATCGCCCTGGAGACGCGGGGCGACACCACGGACCGTGGTCGGCGGGCGGCGTACGAGGCGGAGGCCATCGCCCGGACGGCGGGCGACCCGGCGCTGCTGGCGTTCGCCCTCAACGCCCGCTTCATGCACACCTTCCACCGGGCGGGGCTGGCCGGCGAGCGTGCCCGGATCGGCGCCGAACTGGTCGACCTCGGTGCCCGGCACGAGCTGGTGACCTTCGAGGTGCTGGGTCACCTGATCCTGCTCCAGTCCCGGTGCGCGGTCGCCGACCTGGTCGACGCCGACACGCACGCGCAGGCCGCCGACCGCCTCGCGCACCGGTACGACCTGCCGCTGGTCGGCGTCTTCACCCAGTGGTACGCCGCCCTGCGCCTGTCCCTCACCGGGCACCCGGCCGAAGCGGAGGCGGCGTACCGGGCCGCGTCCACCCGCCTGCGCGGCGGGAGCATGCCGGGCATGGAACCGGGGCTGCTCTCGCTCGCCCTGCTCTCGCTGGACCTCCGGGAGCCCCTGCCGGACGGGACCGGGTGGCCCGACCGTGACTGGGGCCCGTACGAGCCGTGGATCCTGCCCCTGACCCTGCTCGCCGCCGGTCGCCGGGAGGAGGCCGCCGACGCGTTGTCGAGGGTCCCGGAGTCGCCGCACGACCTGTTGCGGGAGGCCCGGCTGAGCCTCGTCGCCCGTGCGGCCCTCGCCCTCGGTGACCGGACCGCGATGGAAACCGTCTACGGGGGACTGTTGCCGGCGGTGCACGAGCTGGCCGGGGCGGGTAGCGGCGTACTCGGTTTCGGGTCCGTGGCCGGGTGTCTCGGCGACCTCGCCACCGCGCTGGGACTTCCCGTCGAGGCCGCCGGCCACTACGAGGCGGCCCGGGAAAGGCACGCTTCGGGGGCCGCCGGGGACCGTTCGGGTTCCTAG
- a CDS encoding MFS transporter: protein MPPAAVPPAPQVLAARTAVAFVFALNGLAVASWFSRVPAAREGLGLTAGQLGLLLLAMSLGAILAMVTAGAVVHRAGSPRTAAGATALLAVGLVVVGLGIGGWASVPVVAVGLAAIGYGSGLTDVAMNVEAALVERRLRRTIMPRFHAAWSLGTVTGAGLGAASAHAGFPVLAHLALTAALVLFGTLVAVRSFLTARPDGYADQADDASATAGRSRDSGVLRAWREPRTLLVGLLVLVMAFTEGTANDWVAVAFIDGHGVSEAAGAAVFAIFVAAMTVGRTAGTIALDRWGRVPVLFATIGLAVVGVAIAVFADSTPVALAGVALWGLGASLGFPVGMSAAADDESRAPARVSVVATIGYTAFLAGPPVVGLLGDHVGTLQALLVVPILLVPALALVPTTRKSPERTAPIDS, encoded by the coding sequence ATGCCCCCGGCTGCGGTACCGCCGGCACCGCAGGTCCTCGCCGCCCGTACCGCCGTCGCCTTTGTCTTCGCGCTCAACGGCCTGGCCGTCGCCTCGTGGTTCTCCCGGGTGCCCGCCGCCCGCGAGGGACTCGGGCTCACCGCCGGGCAACTGGGGCTGCTGCTGCTCGCGATGTCGCTGGGCGCGATCCTGGCGATGGTGACGGCCGGTGCGGTGGTGCACCGGGCCGGCTCCCCCCGTACCGCCGCCGGCGCCACCGCCCTCCTCGCGGTCGGGCTCGTGGTCGTCGGCCTCGGCATCGGGGGGTGGGCCTCGGTTCCGGTGGTCGCCGTCGGTCTCGCCGCGATCGGGTACGGCTCCGGTCTGACCGACGTGGCGATGAACGTCGAGGCCGCGCTGGTCGAACGGCGGCTGCGGCGCACGATCATGCCCCGTTTCCACGCGGCCTGGAGCCTGGGCACCGTCACCGGAGCCGGGCTCGGTGCCGCCAGTGCCCACGCCGGCTTCCCGGTCCTCGCGCACCTGGCCCTGACCGCCGCCCTCGTCCTGTTCGGCACGCTGGTCGCGGTCCGCTCCTTCCTGACCGCCCGCCCGGACGGGTACGCCGACCAGGCCGACGACGCGTCGGCCACCGCCGGCCGCAGCCGCGACAGCGGCGTCCTACGCGCCTGGCGCGAACCCCGCACGCTGCTCGTCGGCCTGCTGGTGCTGGTCATGGCCTTCACCGAGGGAACCGCGAACGACTGGGTCGCGGTGGCCTTCATCGACGGGCACGGGGTGAGCGAGGCGGCCGGCGCCGCCGTGTTCGCGATCTTCGTCGCCGCGATGACAGTGGGCCGGACCGCCGGCACCATCGCCCTCGACCGGTGGGGCCGGGTGCCGGTGCTCTTCGCCACGATCGGGCTGGCCGTCGTCGGCGTGGCGATCGCGGTCTTCGCCGACTCGACCCCGGTGGCACTCGCCGGGGTCGCGCTCTGGGGACTGGGCGCCTCCCTCGGCTTCCCGGTCGGAATGAGCGCCGCCGCCGACGACGAGAGCCGGGCCCCGGCGCGGGTCAGCGTCGTCGCCACCATCGGCTACACCGCGTTCCTGGCCGGGCCGCCGGTGGTCGGACTGCTCGGCGACCATGTCGGTACGTTGCAGGCGTTGCTGGTGGTGCCCATCCTGCTGGTGCCGGCGCTCGCCCTCGTACCGACGACGCGCAAGTCGCCCGAGCGCACCGCGCCCATCGACTCCTGA
- a CDS encoding acVLRF1 family peptidyl-tRNA hydrolase: MRQARPAAGGGRWVEISPERIRGWLDGFYGRHDGATEQGLVLTGVNNGDTATLYPPPGLATVGDVDALLAEVVRPPRIALLLVRKGAVATGVADGTSVTVSKVERFYVQGRTAAGGTSQHRYARRRENQAQAAAQRAADITARVLLPHAPGVPADPDDAVRALVCGGDRSMIDTVLADRRLSPLVPLRHPRLIESPEPRLAVLEDAVVTARKIRIHLVP, translated from the coding sequence GTGCGCCAGGCACGGCCCGCCGCCGGTGGTGGGCGTTGGGTGGAGATCTCGCCGGAGCGGATCCGGGGGTGGCTCGACGGCTTCTACGGCCGGCACGACGGCGCCACCGAGCAGGGCCTCGTGCTGACCGGGGTGAACAACGGCGACACCGCCACCCTGTATCCGCCACCGGGGCTCGCCACCGTGGGGGATGTCGACGCCCTGCTCGCCGAGGTCGTCCGACCACCCCGGATCGCCCTGCTGCTGGTACGCAAGGGCGCGGTCGCCACCGGTGTCGCGGACGGTACGAGCGTGACCGTGTCCAAGGTCGAGCGCTTCTACGTACAGGGTCGCACCGCGGCCGGCGGTACGTCACAGCACCGCTACGCCCGTCGCCGCGAGAACCAGGCCCAGGCCGCCGCCCAGCGGGCCGCCGACATCACCGCCCGGGTCCTGCTGCCCCACGCGCCGGGCGTGCCCGCCGACCCCGACGACGCCGTACGGGCACTGGTCTGCGGTGGGGACCGGTCGATGATCGACACGGTGCTGGCGGACCGGCGGTTGTCACCGCTGGTGCCGCTGCGCCATCCGCGACTGATCGAGTCCCCCGAACCGCGACTGGCCGTACTCGAGGACGCGGTGGTCACCGCCAGGAAGATCCGCATCCATCTGGTGCCGTGA
- a CDS encoding type II toxin-antitoxin system Phd/YefM family antitoxin, protein MAAPALAHSIDQSRVLPLREVRTRLTQLVALAELTDTVTVVTRDGDPRPVAAIVPASAARSVAQARADAERVATVSAGWARRLDELHQQSIRRHAAELRAVTDALAEAWAELDRRATPGGDPALARLRGAHADLLRG, encoded by the coding sequence ATGGCTGCCCCCGCCCTGGCTCACAGCATCGACCAGTCGCGCGTTCTGCCGCTGCGCGAGGTCCGCACCCGACTGACCCAGCTCGTCGCCCTGGCCGAGCTGACCGACACCGTCACCGTCGTCACCCGCGACGGCGACCCCCGCCCGGTCGCCGCGATCGTGCCGGCATCCGCGGCCCGGTCCGTGGCCCAGGCACGCGCCGACGCCGAACGGGTCGCCACGGTCTCGGCCGGTTGGGCCCGCCGGCTCGACGAACTCCACCAGCAGAGCATCCGCCGGCACGCGGCCGAGCTGCGCGCGGTCACCGACGCCCTCGCCGAAGCCTGGGCCGAGCTGGACCGGCGGGCCACTCCGGGCGGTGACCCGGCGCTCGCCCGGCTGCGCGGCGCGCACGCCGACCTCCTCCGCGGCTGA
- a CDS encoding alpha/beta fold hydrolase has protein sequence MEPRIVGFDYQRVTVAENVALNVAVGGSGSPFVLLHGFPQTHLMWRHVAADLAADHTVICPDLRGYGASDKPAETDGSTYSKRTMAADIVALARALGHDRFALAGHDRGALVAIRAGLDHPDAVTRLASLDVLPTLDMWDVLQGASAAVGFHLYLMAQPPGLPEQMISASADAFFGYFLDIWTRNPDAIPADVREAYLKASREAVPSIVADYRASAGIDVEHDRADRAAGNRLRMPVAVRQQDWGDALGFDAAALWRPWAADLDHATVSSGHFMAEEAPAEVVKTLRSLLAR, from the coding sequence GTGGAACCCAGGATCGTCGGATTCGACTACCAGCGCGTCACCGTTGCCGAGAACGTGGCACTCAACGTCGCCGTCGGCGGCTCGGGCAGCCCGTTCGTGCTGCTGCACGGCTTCCCGCAGACCCACCTCATGTGGCGGCACGTCGCGGCCGACCTCGCCGCCGATCACACCGTGATCTGCCCCGACCTGCGCGGCTACGGCGCCAGCGACAAACCCGCCGAGACCGACGGGAGCACGTACTCCAAGCGGACCATGGCCGCCGACATCGTCGCGCTGGCCCGCGCCCTCGGCCATGACCGGTTCGCCCTGGCCGGGCACGACCGGGGTGCCCTGGTCGCCATCCGCGCCGGCCTCGACCACCCCGACGCGGTCACCCGACTCGCCTCCCTCGACGTGCTGCCGACCCTGGACATGTGGGACGTTCTGCAGGGGGCCAGCGCCGCGGTCGGCTTCCATCTCTACCTGATGGCCCAGCCGCCGGGTCTGCCCGAGCAGATGATCAGCGCCAGTGCCGACGCCTTCTTCGGCTACTTCCTCGACATCTGGACCCGCAACCCCGACGCCATCCCGGCCGACGTGCGGGAGGCGTACCTGAAGGCGTCGCGTGAAGCCGTACCGTCGATCGTCGCCGACTACCGGGCGTCGGCCGGTATCGACGTCGAGCACGACCGGGCCGACCGGGCGGCCGGGAACCGGCTCCGCATGCCGGTGGCCGTCCGCCAGCAGGACTGGGGCGACGCGCTCGGCTTCGACGCGGCAGCCCTGTGGCGGCCGTGGGCGGCGGATCTGGACCACGCCACCGTCTCCAGTGGTCATTTCATGGCCGAGGAAGCCCCCGCCGAGGTGGTCAAGACCCTGCGCTCCCTGCTGGCCCGGTAA